A window from Borrelia puertoricensis encodes these proteins:
- the bdr gene encoding Bdr family repetitive protein, translated as MQDSSLHSVESTQIFNGHITEEIIYQEFVKMGMQDFIANDLSKRYYRNELTYKDIEYLESNFNLKFEMLERSLKSEIIFVKTELDNKIDSVENNLNVKIDTRFNELDNKIDYVESNLNVKIDTKFNDLDNKIDIVKNELKSEISLVRKDMEINKMELNSKLDKTTSEFKSTSRLHNWMFGTLITLNIGIFLTLISIVYSLLNK; from the coding sequence ATGCAAGATTCGTCATTACATTCTGTTGAGAGTACACAAATTTTTAATGGGCATATTACAGAAGAGATTATATATCAAGAATTTGTAAAGATGGGTATGCAAGATTTTATTGCAAATGATCTCTCTAAAAGATATTACCGTAATGAATTGACTTATAAAGACATTGAGTATTTAGAAAGTAATTTTAATCTTAAGTTTGAGATGTTAGAACGTAGTTTAAAATCTGAAATTATTTTTGTGAAAACTGAACTTGATAACAAAATAGACTCTGTTGAGAATAACTTAAATGTGAAGATTGACACTAGATTTAATGAGCTTGATAATAAAATAGACTATGTTGAGAGTAATTTAAATGTAAAGATTGATACCAAGTTTAATGACCTTGATAACAAAATAGACATTGTTAAAAATGAGTTAAAATCTGAGATTTCTCTTGTTAGAAAAGATATGGAAATTAATAAAATGGAGCTTAATAGTAAACTTGATAAAACCACATCAGAATTTAAAAGTACATCAAGACTACATAATTGGATGTTTGGTACCCTTATCACACTTAATATAGGAATATTTTTAACATTAATATCCATAGTCTATTCATTGTTAAATAAATAA
- a CDS encoding variable large family protein: MTLFLLLSCGSGTTSAEDSQGRFLKSVISLSNDFLNVFTSLSGMVGGGLGFNTTTKKSDVENYFKTIEKSLTTTKTSLEKIVDDMKSENNPNAEATDTAVKKLVSEILNKIIEGAKTASEVIGDAGDPIGNVGANNAAGVVGTEVDKLVKGIKDIVAVVLKEGNPEAGDDKKAENLSARTGSNATDGEAGKLFAIANAGNADNAKKSAADAAKAIVKNGKFAGSSAQADDAVTAVNGAAISAVTKALGTLTIAIRETIDAGLKTVKDAMKINSTDTLLTTDNQTP, from the coding sequence ATGACTTTATTTTTACTTCTTAGTTGTGGCAGTGGTACTACTAGTGCTGAGGATTCTCAGGGTAGATTCTTAAAATCCGTTATTAGTTTAAGTAATGACTTCTTAAATGTTTTTACTTCCCTTTCTGGTATGGTTGGAGGGGGTTTAGGGTTTAATACTACTACTAAGAAGTCTGATGTTGAAAACTACTTTAAGACTATAGAAAAAAGCTTAACAACAACTAAGACATCCCTTGAGAAAATTGTTGATGACATGAAATCTGAAAATAATCCTAATGCAGAGGCTACTGATACGGCAGTGAAAAAACTAGTTAGTGAAATACTTAATAAAATAATTGAAGGAGCTAAGACTGCTAGTGAGGTTATTGGTGATGCTGGCGACCCAATTGGTAATGTTGGTGCTAATAATGCTGCTGGTGTTGTTGGGACTGAAGTCGATAAATTAGTTAAGGGTATTAAAGATATAGTAGCTGTGGTACTTAAAGAAGGAAATCCTGAGGCTGGTGATGATAAAAAGGCTGAAAATCTTAGCGCAAGAACTGGTAGCAATGCTACTGATGGTGAAGCAGGTAAATTATTTGCTATTGCTAATGCTGGTAATGCTGATAATGCAAAAAAGTCAGCTGCTGATGCTGCTAAAGCTATAGTTAAGAATGGTAAATTTGCTGGTTCTAGTGCTCAGGCTGATGATGCTGTTACGGCAGTTAATGGTGCAGCAATAAGCGCAGTAACTAAAGCTTTAGGTACTCTAACTATTGCAATAAGAGAAACAATTGACGCAGGACTTAAAACCGTTAAAGATGCTATGAAAATTAATTCTACTGATACTCTTTTAACTACTGATAATCAGACTCCTTAA
- a CDS encoding plasmid maintenance protein: protein MSSTKKPINKHQHKLIVLVSTLDYVNLNLNQYTQSNILYYFNNNMKKNDQKPIKLKTLQSYLYKLEKVFKVTINYYKHLGVNMGTEIHYKLKYSKKECYRIINKHFRDKKEERHKNRVSVYLEKTCTKNSSVEKWECSNNTYNNKEEDKNDVKSIEKLQAKKYAKKCNFKSNAFLSILNLEANKDFKIQLLKAIKIAENSGYKRINNIKPNHSKLKSKQKELSKILDEIKAGLENKGYDTKQLETQIQNVYEQYKNKPHFIIEKNKYNDLKKIIGKLKKTVEFANKNTQKNERDIRDNVFSILLDQLRYKIDVSVLIPILKNYLNRQNKLEYDKVFSNHYYYELLELLEDNKNYLQLEESKKITS, encoded by the coding sequence ATGAGTAGCACAAAAAAACCTATAAATAAACATCAACACAAATTAATAGTTTTAGTATCAACATTAGATTACGTGAACTTAAATCTTAATCAATACACTCAAAGCAACATACTTTATTACTTTAATAACAATATGAAAAAAAACGACCAAAAACCTATTAAACTTAAAACTCTACAAAGCTATCTCTATAAATTAGAAAAAGTATTTAAAGTAACAATTAATTATTACAAACATTTGGGTGTTAACATGGGTACTGAAATTCATTACAAACTTAAATATTCTAAAAAAGAATGTTACCGCATAATCAATAAACACTTTAGAGATAAAAAAGAAGAAAGACACAAAAACCGTGTTAGTGTATATCTTGAAAAGACTTGCACTAAAAATAGCAGTGTAGAAAAATGGGAGTGTTCTAATAATACTTATAATAATAAAGAAGAAGATAAGAACGACGTAAAATCTATAGAAAAATTACAAGCAAAAAAATACGCTAAAAAATGCAATTTTAAATCAAATGCATTTCTTTCTATTTTGAATTTAGAAGCGAACAAAGATTTTAAAATTCAATTACTGAAAGCAATCAAAATAGCTGAAAATAGTGGGTACAAAAGAATAAATAATATTAAACCAAATCACAGTAAACTTAAGAGTAAGCAAAAAGAATTAAGTAAAATACTAGACGAAATAAAAGCTGGTCTAGAGAATAAAGGGTATGACACCAAGCAATTAGAAACCCAAATACAAAACGTATATGAACAATATAAAAATAAACCCCACTTTATCATAGAAAAAAATAAATACAATGATTTAAAGAAGATAATAGGAAAACTTAAAAAAACAGTTGAATTTGCTAATAAAAACACACAGAAAAATGAGAGAGACATTAGGGATAACGTATTTAGTATACTTCTTGATCAGTTAAGGTATAAAATAGACGTATCGGTTTTGATACCAATATTAAAGAATTATTTAAACAGACAGAACAAATTAGAATATGACAAGGTGTTTAGTAACCATTACTACTATGAACTTTTAGAGTTATTGGAAGATAATAAAAATTATTTACAATTAGAAGAATCTAAAAAAATTACAAGTTAA
- a CDS encoding DUF226 domain-containing protein, whose protein sequence is MQSVLERLKEKKLEIKDKVKSRGLFIKIEKIDNKTIYHTKMMNDLYTFGVHRRQNNKFFIAFRGLFNQAKITPFNLFSIKGDDKFLGIYYGYRKPVQNIITKYEENGFMRSYTFSKVYYIEFRFKKGSVFCYIKGMSRLIKQKKSETQYSKFLLELIINLEEQVYDFYSKKLPNGGLITKWIEKNLK, encoded by the coding sequence ATGCAGAGCGTGTTAGAACGCCTTAAAGAGAAAAAGTTAGAAATTAAGGATAAAGTGAAAAGCAGAGGTCTTTTTATAAAAATAGAAAAAATTGATAACAAAACAATATATCACACAAAGATGATGAATGATTTATATACGTTTGGAGTTCATAGAAGACAAAATAATAAGTTTTTTATCGCATTTAGAGGATTATTTAATCAGGCAAAAATAACACCTTTTAATTTATTTTCTATAAAAGGAGATGATAAATTTTTAGGTATTTATTATGGGTATAGAAAACCAGTACAAAATATCATAACAAAATATGAAGAAAATGGTTTTATGAGGTCATATACCTTCTCAAAGGTTTATTACATAGAATTTAGATTTAAAAAAGGAAGTGTGTTTTGTTATATTAAAGGGATGTCGCGTTTGATTAAGCAAAAAAAATCAGAGACACAATATAGTAAATTTTTACTTGAACTAATAATTAATTTAGAAGAACAAGTATACGATTTTTACAGTAAAAAATTGCCAAATGGAGGTCTTATAACTAAATGGATAGAAAAAAACCTAAAGTAA
- a CDS encoding chromosome replication/partitioning protein, which translates to MNKKNNDEIIINARNLNSDKNSILLTNDDINVSDDQKRFKLLKSKLKDNIKDDIYNKIEAMHILREIKEKEYYKLDGYKSFSQFIKDYKLAKSQAYSYLRIASAIQDGILKEEYLVENGFRQSLSFLAEKESTSIKKSRVNPIKPLRFQLKNQESYDFYKQNAKFTNFLMDELFKDKKDLLEEFMKKFKSLKG; encoded by the coding sequence ATGAATAAAAAAAATAATGATGAAATAATAATTAATGCAAGAAACTTAAACAGTGATAAAAATTCTATTTTATTAACCAATGATGATATTAACGTGAGTGATGACCAAAAAAGATTTAAACTTTTAAAAAGTAAGTTAAAGGATAATATAAAAGATGATATCTATAATAAAATAGAAGCCATGCATATTTTAAGAGAGATAAAGGAAAAAGAATATTATAAGTTAGACGGTTATAAAAGTTTTTCTCAATTTATAAAAGATTATAAGTTGGCTAAATCACAGGCCTATTCTTATTTAAGAATAGCTAGTGCTATTCAAGATGGAATTTTGAAAGAAGAATATCTAGTTGAAAATGGATTTAGGCAGTCTTTATCCTTTTTGGCGGAAAAAGAAAGTACATCAATAAAGAAATCAAGAGTAAATCCAATAAAACCATTAAGATTTCAGCTTAAGAATCAAGAAAGTTATGATTTTTATAAGCAAAATGCTAAGTTTACAAATTTTTTAATGGATGAACTTTTTAAAGACAAAAAAGATTTACTCGAAGAGTTTATGAAGAAATTTAAAAGTTTAAAAGGCTAG
- a CDS encoding ParA family protein — protein sequence MDRKKPKVITIASIKGGVGKSTSAIILATLLSQKHKVLLIDMDTQASVTSYFFNEIKEKNINLMEKNICEVLKGDLEIANAIFNIKSSLDLLPSYLTLHSLNEDFYCANRHKSIDLKLKVELRRLKVKYDYIVIDTNPSLDFTLKCSLNSTDYIIVPMTAEKWTIESYELLEFFIKKLERLIPIFFIITRFKKNNTHKKLLKIIQEKDTFLGVVSERENLNKRIASNSNFDLKSDYIIEYDQILSNLLYRISLNNDTIGVSSISYPALENCKNSTE from the coding sequence ATGGATAGAAAAAAACCTAAAGTAATTACGATCGCATCAATTAAAGGAGGTGTTGGAAAAAGTACAAGTGCTATCATACTTGCAACATTATTGTCTCAAAAACATAAAGTACTTTTAATCGATATGGATACCCAAGCTTCAGTTACTAGTTATTTCTTTAACGAGATAAAAGAAAAAAATATAAATTTAATGGAAAAAAATATATGTGAAGTTTTAAAAGGAGATTTAGAGATTGCTAATGCAATTTTTAATATTAAAAGTAGTTTAGATTTACTTCCTAGTTATTTAACCTTACATAGTTTAAATGAAGATTTTTATTGTGCAAATAGGCATAAATCTATTGATTTAAAGCTAAAGGTAGAATTAAGGAGATTAAAAGTAAAGTATGATTACATAGTGATTGATACTAATCCTAGTTTAGATTTTACATTAAAATGTTCTTTAAATTCTACTGATTATATAATAGTTCCAATGACAGCTGAGAAATGGACAATTGAAAGCTATGAACTTTTAGAGTTTTTCATTAAAAAATTGGAAAGGTTAATACCAATTTTCTTTATTATAACAAGGTTTAAAAAAAATAATACCCATAAAAAATTATTGAAAATAATTCAAGAAAAGGACACCTTTTTAGGTGTCGTATCTGAAAGGGAAAATTTAAATAAAAGAATAGCAAGTAATAGTAATTTTGATTTAAAGTCGGATTATATCATAGAATATGATCAAATATTGAGTAATTTATTATATCGCATAAGTCTTAATAACGATACGATAGGAGTTTCTAGTATAAGTTATCCAGCGCTGGAAAACTGTAAAAATTCAACAGAGTAA
- a CDS encoding variable large family protein — protein MLPLLALLLYYIFSCGSGTTKMEDPKTTFLTSIANLGKGFLDVFTSLSDMIAGTFGIKAETKKSDIGNYFTSIETTMNSVKEKLQEEVAKNGNYLKIKTVVDTLITNTLDKIADGAKTAASGATGDVTIGNAVKDQAATHADFTSVNALVRGIKTIVDVVLKDGDGDAGATKTGNTEQKSIGKLLGKKDDGTEAHAAAASASIGAVIGADILQAIAKSGEAANNDVEIEKAKNAAEIAAAKKEDTKELNAAVAQKDAVIAAGIALRAMAKGGKFAANAEKDANAVNGAVSSAVNKTLSTLIIAIRNTVDSGLKSISDALAAVKQEDKSADFTTPADATANGQKH, from the coding sequence ATTCTTCCTTTACTTGCTTTACTACTTTATTATATTTTTAGCTGTGGGAGTGGTACTACTAAGATGGAGGATCCTAAAACCACATTCTTAACTTCTATTGCTAATTTAGGTAAAGGCTTCTTAGATGTTTTTACTTCTCTTTCTGATATGATTGCTGGTACTTTTGGTATTAAAGCTGAGACTAAAAAATCTGACATTGGTAACTATTTCACTTCTATTGAAACAACTATGAACTCAGTTAAAGAGAAGTTACAAGAAGAAGTTGCTAAGAATGGGAATTACTTAAAAATTAAAACAGTTGTTGATACGTTGATCACTAACACATTAGATAAAATTGCTGATGGGGCTAAGACAGCTGCTAGTGGGGCTACTGGTGATGTTACTATTGGCAATGCTGTTAAAGATCAAGCGGCTACACATGCTGACTTTACAAGTGTTAATGCTCTTGTTAGAGGAATTAAAACTATTGTTGACGTAGTTTTAAAAGATGGTGATGGAGATGCAGGCGCTACTAAGACTGGTAACACAGAGCAAAAATCAATTGGTAAGTTGCTTGGTAAAAAGGATGATGGGACAGAAGCACATGCTGCTGCAGCTAGTGCTTCAATCGGAGCTGTAATTGGGGCTGACATTTTGCAAGCTATTGCTAAGTCTGGTGAGGCTGCTAATAATGATGTTGAGATTGAAAAGGCAAAGAATGCTGCTGAGATTGCGGCTGCTAAGAAAGAAGATACTAAGGAGCTTAATGCAGCAGTAGCACAAAAGGATGCAGTTATTGCTGCTGGTATAGCACTTCGAGCTATGGCTAAGGGTGGTAAATTTGCTGCCAATGCTGAAAAAGATGCTAATGCAGTTAATGGGGCAGTATCAAGTGCAGTAAATAAGACTTTAAGTACTCTAATAATAGCAATAAGAAATACTGTTGATAGTGGGTTAAAGTCAATTAGTGATGCTCTAGCAGCTGTTAAACAAGAAGATAAGTCTGCAGATTTTACTACACCTGCAGACGCAACAGCTAATGGACAGAAACATTAA
- a CDS encoding ERF family protein produces the protein MRINLGIVAKKLNGYGYKYQNFNEVIREIKNVIKSNNLDIDFLQCPTFKVAGNNTINVITTTFYSPKSVYRESFDILVYRE, from the coding sequence TTGCGTATAAATTTAGGTATTGTTGCTAAGAAGCTTAATGGATATGGATATAAATATCAAAATTTTAATGAGGTAATAAGAGAGATAAAGAATGTTATAAAGAGCAATAATTTAGACATTGATTTCCTGCAGTGTCCAACATTTAAAGTTGCAGGAAATAATACAATTAATGTTATTACAACAACATTTTATAGTCCCAAGAGTGTATATAGAGAGTCATTTGATATACTTGTTTACAGAGAATGA
- a CDS encoding Vsp/OspC family lipoprotein, translating into MKRITLCALFLTLFLLISCNTSGKDLKDDEVAKSDGTVIDLAKITKNITDSVAFAKDVKEIHSLVKSIDELAKAIGKKIKDDGQLTQATDKDKNESLVAGVYNIVGFISVKLKKLETISGILDGMKQKVIAVNSAGDKFIEKVKAQHASLNTESDAKKAIDKTDGDGSKGGKELSDLNTAIDALLKAANDAVTAAINELTTSVKPSNT; encoded by the coding sequence ATGAAAAGAATTACTTTATGTGCGTTATTTTTGACTTTATTTTTGCTTATTTCTTGTAATACTTCAGGAAAAGATCTTAAAGATGATGAAGTGGCTAAATCTGATGGCACTGTTATTGACCTAGCTAAAATAACTAAGAACATTACAGACTCTGTTGCTTTTGCTAAAGATGTTAAAGAAATTCATTCTTTAGTTAAGTCTATTGATGAACTTGCTAAAGCTATTGGCAAGAAAATTAAAGATGATGGTCAACTTACTCAGGCTACTGATAAGGATAAAAATGAATCATTAGTTGCGGGAGTATATAATATAGTGGGATTTATAAGTGTTAAGTTAAAAAAATTAGAAACAATAAGTGGAATTCTTGATGGAATGAAGCAAAAAGTTATTGCTGTTAACTCTGCAGGTGATAAGTTTATAGAGAAGGTTAAAGCACAACATGCTAGCCTTAATACTGAGTCAGATGCAAAAAAAGCCATAGATAAAACCGATGGTGATGGAAGTAAGGGAGGAAAAGAGCTTAGTGATTTAAATACAGCAATTGATGCGTTGTTAAAAGCTGCTAATGATGCAGTAACAGCTGCTATTAATGAGCTTACAACTTCTGTTAAACCCTCTAACACCTAA